A DNA window from Microcystis aeruginosa NIES-843 contains the following coding sequences:
- the ubiE gene encoding bifunctional demethylmenaquinone methyltransferase/2-methoxy-6-polyprenyl-1,4-benzoquinol methylase UbiE has translation MSNQSSPNSTEIQAIFDQIAPEYDRLNQELSLGLHRVWKLMTVKWCQPEKGDFALDICCGSGDLTNLLSKQVGKTGKVIGLDFSPQQLKIARQRFSATNINWMEGDALNLPFADSSFDCATIGYGLRNVVDITQCLGELYRVLKPGAKAAILDFHQPTQTIAKLFQNWYLDHIVVPAAERYGLTDQYAYISPSIDRFPQGREQVKLGYRSGFSGAVHYPLLAGLMGVLVLKK, from the coding sequence ATGTCCAATCAATCCTCACCTAACTCCACAGAAATACAAGCAATTTTTGATCAGATCGCTCCCGAATATGACCGCCTTAATCAAGAATTAAGTTTAGGATTACACCGCGTCTGGAAATTAATGACAGTCAAGTGGTGTCAACCCGAAAAAGGGGATTTTGCTCTCGATATCTGTTGTGGTAGCGGCGACCTGACTAACCTATTATCAAAACAAGTGGGTAAAACCGGCAAAGTGATCGGACTAGATTTTTCCCCACAACAATTAAAAATCGCCCGTCAACGTTTTAGCGCCACTAATATTAACTGGATGGAAGGGGATGCCCTCAATTTACCCTTTGCCGATTCTAGCTTTGATTGTGCCACTATCGGCTATGGATTACGCAATGTGGTCGATATTACCCAATGTCTGGGGGAATTATACCGAGTCCTGAAACCGGGTGCTAAAGCGGCGATTCTTGACTTCCATCAACCTACCCAAACCATCGCCAAACTATTCCAAAACTGGTATCTCGATCATATCGTCGTTCCCGCCGCCGAGCGCTACGGCTTAACTGACCAGTACGCTTATATTAGTCCCAGTATCGATCGCTTTCCCCAGGGCCGAGAACAGGTAAAATTAGGCTATCGGTCGGGATTTTCCGGTGCCGTTCACTATCCACTCCTAGCAGGACTGATGGGAGTGTTAGTCTTGAAGAAATAA
- a CDS encoding DUF445 domain-containing protein, with translation MNLPTLWTWILPPIAGAIIGYFTNDVAIKMLFRPYKAIYIGKRPLPFTPGLIPRNQDRLAVRVSDTIMGSLLTPEELQKLAKRLLDTERVQGAILWLLQLALKQIKGDRQAKTAEILAAILHDLFGESLARLLKVLARRQDFLEKQINQIFDRLVLEFSLSEQQARQFSDWLLETVLPADVIRLALIDFLTDRNIQVIDEGFREKTSGTYWVVANLFGLRNALARLRTFCLDEKDLANTRIKELLLSLEMRNRLKNWLQSISLQNLPISTVRQLRKTTRDTVRIYIQESGEQFLQDFGQTIDWDQIANLIINRLQSSVSMTTSLGVISQELALILERYLEEDLEKLVAQIIPILNIDQVIRDRVNATSPADLENAIQGIVKQELQGIVNLGGILGLLVGLMQTIILIAQNPG, from the coding sequence TTGAATCTCCCTACTCTTTGGACATGGATCTTACCGCCGATCGCGGGGGCAATTATTGGCTATTTTACGAACGATGTAGCCATAAAAATGCTATTTCGTCCCTACAAGGCGATTTATATCGGTAAGCGTCCTCTTCCCTTCACTCCGGGGTTAATTCCTCGCAATCAAGATCGATTAGCTGTCCGGGTATCGGATACGATCATGGGTTCCCTGTTAACCCCCGAGGAACTACAAAAACTGGCTAAACGACTCCTCGACACCGAAAGGGTACAGGGGGCGATCCTCTGGCTGTTACAATTAGCTTTAAAACAAATAAAAGGCGATCGGCAAGCAAAAACAGCCGAGATTTTGGCGGCGATTCTTCACGATTTATTCGGGGAATCTTTAGCGAGATTACTAAAAGTTTTAGCCCGACGGCAGGACTTTTTAGAAAAACAGATCAATCAAATTTTTGATCGCCTAGTCTTAGAATTTTCTCTCAGTGAACAACAGGCGCGACAATTCTCCGATTGGCTATTAGAAACTGTCCTACCTGCTGATGTTATCCGTCTAGCTTTAATCGATTTTTTAACCGATCGCAATATTCAAGTTATCGATGAAGGATTTCGGGAAAAAACCAGTGGAACCTATTGGGTAGTAGCCAATTTATTCGGTTTACGCAATGCCCTCGCCCGCTTACGCACTTTTTGCCTTGATGAAAAGGATTTAGCTAATACCAGAATCAAAGAATTATTACTATCTTTAGAGATGCGTAATCGTCTGAAAAACTGGTTACAAAGTATCTCTTTACAAAATTTACCTATCTCCACCGTCAGACAATTGCGTAAAACCACCAGGGATACGGTGCGAATTTATATTCAAGAAAGTGGCGAACAATTTCTGCAAGATTTTGGACAAACGATCGACTGGGATCAAATCGCTAATTTAATTATTAATCGTCTGCAATCCTCGGTGTCAATGACTACATCATTAGGGGTAATTAGTCAAGAGTTAGCGTTAATTTTAGAGCGTTATTTAGAGGAAGATTTAGAGAAATTAGTCGCCCAAATTATCCCGATTCTCAACATCGATCAGGTGATCCGCGATCGGGTGAATGCCACTTCCCCCGCCGATCTGGAAAATGCTATTCAAGGCATTGTTAAACAGGAATTACAGGGAATTGTTAATCTCGGTGGTATTCTCGGTCTTCTAGTCGGACTAATGCAAACAATTATTTTAATCGCACAGAATCCGGGGTAA
- a CDS encoding class I SAM-dependent methyltransferase produces MDLQKFLEKLPQQYQDWGSPLMSPISEQLTLLSEKTASYPDRNLFPLLNLAVACLQPDEVYCQVGCFRRGSLVAAFCDNSDRCGYGVEAFFKYDPSGEKLTILSEDLEDFQLSEQIFLSDQETENFFDDLEELNSEEKLGVYYYDAAEDYRSLLISLLLAKKFWSDSALIIINKCQHPALQQAIKDFIKTHPQAQIILDDQVANHGLLGLKNICLLAWNAPPEITALKSPKKLVLNVGCGPYNPEALPQLFRDGNWQEIRLDINTAVNPDILGTITDLSAVPDNSVDAVFSSHNLEHIYHYEVPIALEEFKRILKPEGFLMIVVPDMQTAAEFVARGDMENEPLYISPGGPVRALWMFYGMGTEVPGMPYMAHKTGFTSQNLNRKLQEANFARVEVIRTEFELVAFGYKSEIGDRKMGKWGDREIGG; encoded by the coding sequence ATGGATTTACAGAAATTCTTAGAAAAACTGCCCCAACAGTATCAGGATTGGGGATCGCCTTTGATGTCGCCTATTTCCGAGCAATTAACCCTTTTAAGCGAAAAAACCGCCTCCTATCCCGATCGCAATCTCTTTCCCCTGCTCAATCTCGCCGTTGCCTGTCTGCAACCGGACGAGGTTTACTGTCAAGTGGGTTGTTTTCGTCGCGGTAGTTTAGTCGCCGCTTTCTGCGATAATAGCGATCGCTGCGGTTATGGCGTAGAAGCTTTTTTTAAATACGATCCATCGGGAGAAAAGCTAACTATATTATCTGAGGATTTGGAGGATTTTCAACTATCAGAACAGATATTTTTAAGCGATCAAGAAACGGAAAACTTTTTCGATGATCTCGAAGAATTAAACAGTGAAGAAAAGCTGGGAGTTTATTACTACGATGCCGCCGAAGACTATCGATCGCTTTTGATCTCCTTACTTTTAGCCAAAAAATTCTGGTCTGATTCCGCTTTAATTATCATCAATAAATGTCAGCATCCTGCTCTCCAACAGGCGATAAAAGATTTTATTAAAACCCATCCCCAAGCCCAGATAATTTTAGATGATCAAGTCGCTAATCACGGTTTGCTTGGTTTGAAAAATATTTGTTTATTAGCTTGGAATGCTCCCCCAGAGATAACAGCGCTAAAATCCCCGAAAAAACTGGTTTTAAATGTGGGTTGTGGTCCCTATAATCCCGAAGCTTTACCCCAACTATTCCGCGATGGCAATTGGCAAGAAATTCGCCTCGATATCAATACTGCTGTTAACCCTGATATTTTAGGAACTATTACCGATTTAAGTGCCGTTCCCGATAACTCCGTCGATGCGGTTTTTTCTAGTCATAATCTAGAACATATTTATCATTACGAAGTTCCCATCGCCCTAGAGGAATTTAAACGCATTCTTAAACCCGAAGGCTTTTTGATGATCGTGGTTCCCGATATGCAAACTGCCGCCGAATTTGTCGCTAGAGGCGATATGGAAAATGAACCTTTATATATTTCTCCCGGAGGTCCCGTGCGCGCTTTGTGGATGTTTTACGGCATGGGAACAGAAGTTCCCGGGATGCCCTATATGGCTCATAAAACTGGTTTTACCTCTCAAAATCTCAACCGGAAATTACAAGAAGCAAATTTTGCCAGAGTCGAGGTAATTCGGACGGAATTTGAGTTAGTTGCTTTTGGGTATAAATCAGAGATTGGGGATAGGAAAATGGGGAAATGGGGGGATAGGGAAATAGGGGGATAG